A section of the Saccharopolyspora gregorii genome encodes:
- a CDS encoding IniB N-terminal domain-containing protein, whose product MTHPQPDDAPGRTEPPTATPGAHEAPGQPDAPTLYEFLTRLVTSPDAQVAFDADPRATLDHAGLGDMSATDVLHASSLVLDYAPVEIADEYGRSLQSSVEKFAASTQHVAINELHPAQPHEQEVTELSMLPPHNTPAPAPADDAEQNINEETNVNIEQTDSHNLVNVHDVLSGNEILSGNEVNVGNVVGDTTSSAFAGGDSIVGTVGDVAFGGINEVTNTVDTTVNTVGNVAGGSADLSVVDDLTGALPVGGDAASVDAGALSGVAGGALDAVGGVASDVPVAGDIAGPAVDTVGGVAGGAVGTVEGVAGGAVDTVGGIAGGAVAGPVGDVASALPAPADLPVVGDVAESLPVEDVASHLPAPSDLPVVGDIAGPAVEDVAGAATSALPLDGLL is encoded by the coding sequence GACGCTGTACGAGTTCCTCACGAGGCTCGTGACCAGCCCGGACGCCCAGGTTGCCTTCGACGCCGATCCGCGCGCCACGCTGGATCACGCCGGACTCGGGGACATGAGCGCGACGGACGTGCTGCACGCATCGTCGCTGGTGCTCGACTACGCGCCGGTCGAGATCGCGGACGAATACGGCCGCTCACTGCAGAGCAGCGTCGAGAAGTTCGCCGCGAGCACCCAGCACGTCGCGATCAACGAATTGCATCCCGCACAGCCACACGAGCAGGAAGTTACGGAACTGAGCATGCTGCCTCCGCACAACACCCCCGCCCCCGCCCCGGCCGACGACGCCGAGCAGAACATCAACGAAGAGACCAACGTCAACATCGAGCAGACCGACTCGCACAACCTGGTCAACGTGCACGACGTGCTCAGCGGCAACGAGATCCTGAGCGGCAACGAGGTCAACGTCGGCAACGTCGTCGGTGACACCACCTCCTCCGCCTTCGCCGGTGGCGACAGCATCGTCGGCACCGTCGGCGACGTCGCCTTCGGCGGCATCAACGAGGTCACCAACACCGTCGACACCACCGTGAACACGGTCGGCAACGTGGCCGGCGGCTCCGCCGACCTGTCGGTCGTCGACGACCTGACCGGCGCGCTGCCGGTCGGCGGCGACGCCGCCTCGGTCGACGCGGGCGCGCTGTCCGGTGTCGCCGGTGGCGCCCTGGACGCCGTGGGCGGCGTGGCCTCCGACGTGCCGGTCGCCGGCGACATCGCGGGCCCGGCCGTCGACACCGTCGGTGGCGTGGCCGGTGGCGCCGTGGGCACCGTCGAGGGTGTCGCGGGCGGCGCTGTGGACACCGTCGGCGGCATCGCCGGTGGCGCCGTGGCCGGCCCGGTGGGCGACGTGGCCTCCGCGCTGCCCGCCCCGGCCGACCTGCCGGTCGTCGGTGACGTGGCCGAGTCCCTCCCCGTCGAGGACGTCGCCTCCCACCTGCCGGCCCCGAGCGACCTGCCGGTCGTCGGCGACATCGCCGGCCCGGCCGTCGAGGACGTCGCCGGTGCGGCCACCTCGGCCCTGCCGCTGGACGGCCTGCTCTGA